The Couchioplanes caeruleus sequence GAGCACCACCTGGGTCTCCGGGTCGCCGAAGCGCGCGTTGAACTCGATGACCTTCGGGCCCTTGCTCGTCAGCGCCAGCCCCACGTAGAGCAGGCCGGCGAACGGCGTCCCACGCTCGCGCATCTCGGCGAGCGTCGGGGTCACCGTCTCGGCCATCACCCGCTCGACCAGGTCGGCCGGGGCCCAGGGCAGTGGCGCATAGGCCCCCATGCCGCCCGTGTTCGGTCCGGTGTCGCCGTCGCCGACCCGCTTGAAGTCCTGCGCGGGCATGAGCGGCACCGCCGCCGTCCCGTCGGTGACCACGAACAGCGAGACCTCGGGCCCGTCCAGGAACTCCTCGATGACCACCCGGCCGCAGTCCTCCGCGTGCCGGCGTGCTTCGGCGAGCGAGTCGGTGACCACGACGCCCTTGCCGGCGGCGAGCCCGTCGTTCTTCACCACATAGGGCGGACCGAACTCCTCGAGGGCGGCGGTGACCTCCTCGGCGGAGACGCAGGTGTAGGAGCGCCCGGTCGGCACCCCGGCCGCGGTCATGACGTCCTTGGCGAACGTCTTGGAGCCCTCCAGCCGGGCCGCGGCCGCGCTCGGGCCGAAGCAGGCGATGCCCTTGGCCCGCACGGCGTCGGCCACGCCCGCCACCAGCGGCGCCTCGGGGCCGATCACGACCAGGTCGGTGCCGAGCTCGACGGCCAACTCGGCCACCGCCACCGGGTCTGTAGCCACGACATCACGCAGTGTTGCCACCGAGGCGATGCCCGGGTTGCCGGGGGCCGCGACGAGCTCCTCCACCGAGGGGTCGGCGGCCAGGCCGACGGCGAGGGCGTGCTCGCGCCCGCCGGATCCGATCAGAAGTACGCGCACGCCGCAGATCCTACGGGCCGCCGCCGATCACGCTCGCGGTCGTCCACAGCTCCACAGTGCACGCGCTGCGACGCGGCGCTAACCCCCTGTGGATAACTTCTGCAGGCTGTGGATAACCAGTCCGGCCTGTGGACAACCCGCCCGCGACGCGGGACGGGGTCGCGTAAACTTCGGCAGTACCCGGGCCTCTCCGTGTACGACGTGTTTCAACGGAAGGCGTCAGTCAAGTGCCGGTGATCGTGTTGGTCGGCGCCCAGTGGGGCGACGAGGGCAAGGGCAAGGCGACGGACCTGCTGGGCGACCGGCTGGATTACGTGGTCAAGTTCAACGGCGGCAATAACGCCGGGCACACCGTGGTGATCAAAGGCGAGAAGTACGCCCTGCACCTGCTTCCCAGCGGCATCCTCACCCCGGACGTGATCCCGGTGATCGGCAACGGCGTGGTGGTCGACCTCGCCGTGCTGTTCCAGGAGATCGACGGGCTCGAGGCGCGCGGCATCGACACGTCCCGGCTCCGGATCAGCGCCAACGCCCACGTGATCGCGTCCTACAACCGTTCGCTCGACAAGGTCAGCGAGCGTTTCCTCGGAGCACGGCGGATCGGCACGACCGGCCGCGGCATCGGCCCGACCTACGCCGACAAGATGAACCGCCTGGGCGTACGCATCCAGGACCTCTTCGACGAGTCGATCCTGCGGCAGAAGGTCGAGGCGGCCCTGTCGTTCAAGAACCAGGTGCTGTCGAAGATCTACAACCGCAACGCCATCAAGCCGGAGGAGGTCATCGCCGAGCTGCTGTCGTACACCGAGCGGCTGCGGCCGATGGTCGCTGACACCGCGCTGGAGCTGTCGCAGGCCCTCGACGCCGGCAAGGTCGTGCTCTGTGAGGCGGGCCAGGCGACGCTGCTCGACGTCGACCACGGAACGTACCCGTTCGTGACCAGTTCCAACGCCACGGCCGGCGGGGCCTGCACGGGTTCCGGCATCCCGCCAACCCGGGTCGACCGGGTCGTGGCGGTGCTCAAGGCCTTCACCAGCCGGGTCGGCGAGGGCCCGTTCCCCACCGAGCTCCACGACGCGACCGGCGACTACCTGCGCGACGTCGGCCATGAGTACGGCACCACCACCGGCCGCCCGCGCCGGATCGGCTGGCTCGACCTGGTGATGGGCCGGTATGCGCAGCGCATCAACGGCGTCACCGACTTCGTGCTGACCAAGTTGGACAATTACGACGGATTGGACGAGATCCAGGTCTGCGTCGCGTACGACGTCAACGGCGTGCGCCACGACGAGATGCCGGTGAGCCAGTCCGACTTCCACCACGCCGTACCGATCTACGAGACCCTGCCGGGCTGGAAGAAGGACATCAGCGGCGCCCGCAACTTCGACGACCTGCCGGAGAACGCCCAGCGTTTCGTGGAGTTCGTGGAGAGCCGGATCGGCGCG is a genomic window containing:
- the purD gene encoding phosphoribosylamine--glycine ligase; its protein translation is MRVLLIGSGGREHALAVGLAADPSVEELVAAPGNPGIASVATLRDVVATDPVAVAELAVELGTDLVVIGPEAPLVAGVADAVRAKGIACFGPSAAAARLEGSKTFAKDVMTAAGVPTGRSYTCVSAEEVTAALEEFGPPYVVKNDGLAAGKGVVVTDSLAEARRHAEDCGRVVIEEFLDGPEVSLFVVTDGTAAVPLMPAQDFKRVGDGDTGPNTGGMGAYAPLPWAPADLVERVMAETVTPTLAEMRERGTPFAGLLYVGLALTSKGPKVIEFNARFGDPETQVVLALLASPLGGLLRAAATGTLADFPALRWHGGAAVTVVVAGHNYPGTPRTGDVIEGGERPGVIHAGTTRREDGALVSSGGRVLSATATGADLAGARAAAYELVNGITLEGSHHRTDIALAAVEGRIKV
- a CDS encoding adenylosuccinate synthase, whose product is MPVIVLVGAQWGDEGKGKATDLLGDRLDYVVKFNGGNNAGHTVVIKGEKYALHLLPSGILTPDVIPVIGNGVVVDLAVLFQEIDGLEARGIDTSRLRISANAHVIASYNRSLDKVSERFLGARRIGTTGRGIGPTYADKMNRLGVRIQDLFDESILRQKVEAALSFKNQVLSKIYNRNAIKPEEVIAELLSYTERLRPMVADTALELSQALDAGKVVLCEAGQATLLDVDHGTYPFVTSSNATAGGACTGSGIPPTRVDRVVAVLKAFTSRVGEGPFPTELHDATGDYLRDVGHEYGTTTGRPRRIGWLDLVMGRYAQRINGVTDFVLTKLDNYDGLDEIQVCVAYDVNGVRHDEMPVSQSDFHHAVPIYETLPGWKKDISGARNFDDLPENAQRFVEFVESRIGARISVVGVGPGREEVIERHSVLSEA